The Urbifossiella limnaea genome has a window encoding:
- a CDS encoding DUF1464 family protein gives MRVAGCDPGTSALDVLILDDGTVADQARFEPEQLRADPAAAVAWLVARGPFDLVAAPSGYGLPLVRAAEATDAQLAQLSLLRPDDRGGGGVTRFSAVARAFRDSPLPAVFLPGVAHLPTVPAHRKVNRIDLGTPDKLAVAALALHQLSGTWNQDGPVCVVELGTSFSAALVVNERGEIVDGVGGTGGPLGWRSAGGWDGEAAYLLGPLTKADLFAGGAAELTDDAARCSAYLESLVRTVGGLCGLHEPHERFEAVALSGRLFAAESAFVESLHLTEALAPFARFGSAVAPVGSLPGAWVKEAAQGAALIADGLAGGSHAELVSRMRLREATGSVLDGLTHQRAAAVRAWFQ, from the coding sequence ATGCGCGTCGCCGGTTGCGACCCCGGAACGTCCGCCCTGGACGTTCTGATCCTCGACGACGGTACCGTCGCCGACCAGGCCCGGTTCGAGCCCGAGCAGTTGCGTGCCGACCCGGCCGCCGCGGTGGCATGGCTCGTCGCCCGCGGCCCGTTCGACCTCGTCGCCGCACCGTCCGGTTACGGCCTGCCGCTGGTGCGCGCCGCCGAAGCTACGGACGCCCAACTGGCGCAACTGAGCCTGCTTCGGCCGGACGACCGCGGCGGCGGCGGAGTTACCCGCTTCTCGGCCGTCGCCCGCGCCTTCCGCGACTCGCCGCTGCCGGCCGTGTTCCTCCCCGGCGTCGCCCACCTGCCGACGGTGCCGGCCCACCGCAAGGTCAACCGCATCGACCTCGGCACGCCCGACAAGCTGGCCGTGGCGGCGCTGGCGCTCCACCAGTTGTCCGGGACGTGGAACCAGGACGGCCCGGTGTGCGTGGTCGAGCTCGGAACGTCGTTCTCGGCGGCGCTGGTGGTGAACGAGCGCGGCGAAATCGTGGACGGCGTCGGCGGCACCGGCGGGCCGCTGGGCTGGCGGTCGGCCGGCGGCTGGGACGGCGAGGCGGCGTACCTGTTGGGGCCGCTGACGAAGGCCGACCTGTTCGCCGGGGGCGCCGCCGAACTGACCGACGACGCGGCCCGGTGCTCGGCCTACCTCGAATCGCTGGTGCGGACGGTGGGCGGGCTGTGCGGCCTGCACGAACCGCACGAGCGGTTCGAGGCGGTGGCGCTGTCCGGCCGGCTGTTCGCGGCCGAGTCGGCGTTCGTGGAGTCCCTGCACCTGACCGAGGCTCTGGCGCCGTTCGCCCGGTTCGGGTCGGCGGTGGCGCCGGTGGGGAGCCTGCCGGGGGCGTGGGTGAAGGAGGCGGCGCAGGGCGCCGCGCTGATCGCCGACGGGCTGGCCGGGGGATCGCACGCCGAATTGGTGTCGCGGATGCGGCTGCGCGAGGCGACGGGGAGCGTGCTCGACGGCCTGACGCACCAGCGGGCGGCGGCCGTCCGCGCGTGGTTCCAGTGA
- a CDS encoding DUF2617 family protein, translated as MGPTFVRPRVAELVFRLFDRPLHPELFAAVAARRVEKCGFRVTVSVTPTGHVLEWTDGTVTLTELTATADVDLPDRGRLLGHRLGGGRGGRCDLGRVRYQISSQVEVLPPELFVRAHEELRSDGARKGLVSHFRGGDRLGLSPLGVVVAEALPGGLAVSAFHTFPEERAVVKTQSLIERV; from the coding sequence ATGGGTCCGACGTTCGTCCGCCCGCGGGTGGCGGAACTGGTCTTCCGGCTGTTCGACCGGCCGCTCCACCCGGAGCTGTTCGCCGCCGTCGCCGCGCGCCGGGTGGAGAAGTGCGGCTTCCGCGTCACGGTCAGCGTCACGCCGACGGGGCACGTCCTGGAATGGACCGACGGCACGGTCACGCTCACCGAACTGACGGCGACGGCCGACGTGGACCTCCCGGACCGCGGGCGGCTGTTGGGGCACCGACTCGGCGGCGGCCGCGGCGGGCGGTGCGACCTCGGCCGGGTCCGCTACCAGATCAGTTCGCAGGTCGAGGTGTTGCCGCCGGAGTTGTTCGTGCGGGCGCACGAGGAGCTGCGCTCGGACGGCGCCCGCAAGGGGCTCGTCAGCCACTTCCGCGGCGGCGACCGGCTCGGCCTGTCGCCGCTGGGTGTGGTCGTCGCCGAGGCGCTACCCGGCGGGCTGGCCGTGAGCGCGTTCCACACCTTCCCCGAGGAGCGGGCGGTGGTGAAGACGCAGTCGCTGATCGAGCGGGTGTGA
- a CDS encoding MlaD family protein, translating to MTESLSRWQAAVLGVVVVAAVAAGGYGLARVGDRHAFRAGAAELTVGFPEAHDVGPGMPVRVRGVDAGEVVAVEYPDHDGPGAEVTVRLRVKKEFAGRLYADAAARVLSGGVFGAKVVAIDPGRPAAGPLAAGRLKGLPPTGLDEAVADARAVAAEVKTLAADARATSAEARRLISEVRDGDGTLGKLVKDDDLYRDLKELTADARAAIKRADGAVGTVQGEVANLKGFVADGRDTLRSVKQGTDAISRMPIVRSYVEDAAALLVRPAQERDRRTYHAGHLFEPRTALLTDEGAVHLERLVPWINAYAGGKAEMVVVAYADPADGGLTAASAHETTKKQAEVVVEFFRSHGVHKLGWTSRRKMTPLGMGWNPSPVVEREPVPAASVQVVLFTP from the coding sequence GTGACCGAATCGCTGTCGCGCTGGCAGGCGGCCGTGCTGGGGGTGGTCGTCGTCGCCGCCGTCGCCGCCGGCGGGTACGGCCTGGCCCGCGTCGGCGACCGGCACGCCTTCCGCGCCGGCGCCGCCGAACTCACCGTCGGGTTCCCCGAGGCGCACGACGTGGGGCCGGGCATGCCCGTCCGCGTCCGCGGCGTCGACGCCGGCGAGGTGGTCGCCGTCGAGTACCCCGACCACGACGGGCCCGGGGCCGAGGTCACCGTCCGGCTGCGCGTCAAAAAGGAGTTCGCCGGCCGACTGTACGCCGACGCCGCGGCGCGCGTGCTGTCCGGCGGCGTGTTCGGGGCGAAGGTCGTGGCCATCGACCCCGGCCGCCCCGCCGCCGGGCCGCTCGCCGCCGGCCGGCTCAAGGGGCTGCCCCCGACCGGCCTCGACGAGGCGGTCGCCGACGCGCGGGCCGTCGCCGCCGAGGTGAAGACGCTGGCCGCCGACGCCAGGGCCACGTCCGCCGAGGCCCGGCGGTTGATCTCCGAGGTGCGCGACGGCGACGGCACCCTGGGCAAGTTGGTGAAGGACGACGACCTGTACCGCGACCTGAAGGAGCTGACGGCCGACGCCCGCGCCGCCATCAAGCGGGCCGACGGCGCCGTCGGCACGGTGCAGGGCGAGGTGGCGAACTTGAAGGGCTTCGTGGCCGACGGCCGCGACACCCTCCGCAGCGTCAAGCAGGGCACCGACGCCATCAGCCGGATGCCGATCGTCCGCTCCTACGTCGAGGACGCGGCGGCGCTCCTGGTGCGGCCGGCGCAGGAGCGCGACCGCCGGACGTACCACGCCGGCCACCTGTTCGAGCCGCGTACGGCGCTGCTGACGGACGAGGGGGCCGTCCACCTGGAGCGGCTCGTCCCGTGGATCAACGCGTACGCCGGCGGCAAGGCCGAGATGGTGGTGGTGGCCTACGCCGACCCCGCCGACGGGGGGCTGACCGCGGCGTCGGCGCACGAGACGACGAAGAAGCAGGCGGAGGTGGTGGTGGAGTTCTTCCGGTCGCACGGGGTCCATAAACTGGGCTGGACGAGCCGGCGGAAGATGACGCCGCTGGGGATGGGGTGGAACCCGTCGCCGGTGGTCGAGCGCGAGCCGGTGCCGGCGGCGAGCGTGCAGGTGGTGCTGTTCACGCCGTGA
- a CDS encoding sigma-70 family RNA polymerase sigma factor: protein MSAATMARPEPRVSAAAPELPAPAPADLARATVVRHYCRLHLPAVRLAEADFLSHLDRTYRLYAAKAPGATRAEYLEGLYATDWSVCVGCLTGQRAAWELLFAARTGRSDCLLVDALRARAVRLYPRDDEKQDTAVTEFWSNLIAPEGGGLPILARYDGQRPLAPWLIRVFQNWHLSQLRRHGGTVALPDDEIALPLDSPREAAAARWHEAFVAAARDWLDSTTDDERLLLGLRWRYRMSQRDAAGLLGLHEGSISRRTDKLRDRALEQIGGRLVADGWTGDDLEGFILTELGAVLTDDPRLSADALRRLLGAKGKDLPAAE, encoded by the coding sequence ATGTCCGCCGCCACGATGGCCCGCCCGGAGCCCCGCGTGTCCGCCGCCGCCCCCGAGTTGCCGGCCCCCGCCCCGGCCGACCTCGCGCGGGCGACCGTCGTCCGCCACTACTGCCGGCTGCACCTCCCCGCCGTCCGGCTCGCCGAAGCCGACTTCCTCAGCCACCTCGACCGCACGTACCGGCTGTACGCCGCGAAGGCGCCCGGCGCCACCCGCGCGGAGTACCTCGAAGGGCTGTACGCCACCGACTGGTCCGTCTGCGTCGGCTGCCTCACCGGGCAGCGCGCCGCGTGGGAGCTGCTGTTCGCCGCCCGCACCGGCCGCAGCGACTGCCTCCTCGTGGACGCCCTGCGGGCGCGGGCCGTGCGGCTGTACCCGCGCGACGACGAGAAGCAGGACACCGCGGTCACCGAGTTCTGGAGCAACCTGATCGCCCCCGAGGGCGGCGGGCTGCCGATCCTGGCCCGGTACGACGGCCAGCGGCCGCTCGCCCCGTGGCTCATCCGCGTCTTCCAGAACTGGCACTTGTCCCAGCTGCGCCGGCACGGCGGCACGGTGGCGCTGCCGGACGACGAGATCGCCCTGCCGCTGGACTCGCCGCGCGAGGCGGCCGCGGCCCGCTGGCACGAGGCGTTCGTGGCCGCCGCCCGCGACTGGCTCGACAGCACGACCGACGACGAGCGGCTGCTGCTGGGGTTGCGCTGGCGCTACCGGATGAGCCAGCGCGACGCCGCGGGGCTGCTGGGCCTGCACGAGGGGAGCATCAGCCGGCGCACCGACAAGCTGCGCGACCGGGCGCTGGAGCAGATCGGCGGCCGGCTCGTCGCCGACGGGTGGACCGGCGACGACCTGGAGGGCTTCATCCTGACGGAACTCGGGGCCGTGCTGACGGACGACCCGCGGCTGTCGGCGGACGCCCTGCGGCGGCTGCTGGGCGCGAAGGGCAAGGACCTGCCGGCCGCCGAGTGA
- a CDS encoding type II secretion system protein: MTNDRDDLPGYLLNLLDPDARAAVAARLAADPAAAARVASLRAVLPPFAEVDPPDGLALRTIARVAEHVVATEPRTVTPPTPVEVIAADVAPERARRLPVTDRPEARTLGGRFRVELLVAAGIAFVGVGLASTLVMKVRERSDVAACQSNLMTLNQGLAGYADAHAGRLPQVGTGAYPVAGSFVAALADAGQCPPGFRAACGAPAADPRVVATSAVGYAYALGHRGADGAVLGPRLAFGEENDLMPVCADIPVGTAGAPHAHGHNVLFAGGHVRFATVPTVGLNGDDIYRNQLGRVAAGLDRADAVLGVGSDRP; the protein is encoded by the coding sequence ATGACCAACGACCGCGACGACCTGCCCGGCTACCTGCTGAATCTGCTCGACCCCGACGCGCGCGCCGCCGTCGCCGCGCGGCTCGCGGCCGACCCCGCCGCCGCCGCCCGCGTCGCTTCGCTTCGGGCCGTGCTGCCGCCGTTCGCGGAGGTGGACCCGCCCGACGGGCTGGCGCTCCGCACGATCGCCCGCGTCGCCGAACACGTCGTCGCCACCGAGCCGCGGACCGTTACGCCGCCGACGCCGGTCGAGGTCATCGCCGCGGACGTGGCTCCGGAGCGGGCGCGCCGGCTGCCGGTCACCGACCGGCCCGAGGCGCGGACGCTCGGCGGGCGGTTCCGGGTCGAGCTGCTGGTCGCGGCCGGGATCGCGTTCGTCGGGGTCGGTCTGGCCTCGACGCTGGTGATGAAGGTGCGCGAGCGGAGCGACGTGGCCGCGTGCCAGTCGAACCTGATGACGCTGAACCAGGGGCTCGCCGGCTACGCCGACGCCCACGCCGGCCGGCTGCCGCAGGTGGGCACGGGGGCGTACCCGGTGGCGGGGTCGTTCGTGGCCGCGCTGGCGGACGCGGGGCAGTGCCCGCCCGGCTTCCGCGCCGCGTGCGGCGCCCCCGCGGCCGACCCGCGGGTCGTGGCGACCTCGGCCGTCGGCTACGCCTACGCGCTGGGCCACCGCGGGGCCGACGGGGCGGTGCTGGGGCCGCGACTGGCGTTCGGCGAGGAGAACGACCTGATGCCGGTGTGTGCCGACATCCCGGTCGGTACGGCCGGGGCGCCACACGCCCACGGGCACAACGTGCTCTTCGCCGGCGGGCACGTCCGCTTCGCCACCGTGCCGACGGTCGGGCTGAACGGCGACGACATCTACCGCAACCAGCTCGGCCGCGTCGCCGCCGGCCTCGACCGCGCCGACGCGGTTCTCGGCGTCGGCTCCGACCGGCCGTAA
- a CDS encoding RNA polymerase sigma factor, with translation MPDPARTPAETDEQLLGRLRAGDRSVFGTLVRRYERELYGYLRRYVGDDDLADDVFQNTFVAVFRKIGQYEPGRAARPWLYAIATNQAIDAMRKRSRQGDRAGDARTAPDEEGEPRPLFELAAAPGPDPGELADRAEQAERVRAAVAKLPELLRQVVVLAYFQGLKYKDIADVLGIPVGTVKSRLHAATTKLTDDWTETEALPPPQPVGEP, from the coding sequence GTGCCCGACCCCGCCCGGACCCCCGCCGAGACGGACGAACAGCTTCTCGGCCGCCTCCGCGCCGGGGACCGGTCGGTGTTCGGCACGCTCGTGCGGCGGTACGAGCGCGAGCTGTACGGCTACCTCCGCCGGTACGTCGGCGACGACGACCTGGCCGACGACGTGTTCCAGAACACGTTTGTGGCCGTGTTCCGCAAGATCGGCCAGTACGAGCCGGGCCGCGCGGCCCGGCCGTGGCTGTACGCCATCGCCACCAACCAGGCGATCGACGCGATGCGGAAGCGGTCGCGGCAGGGCGACCGGGCCGGCGACGCCCGCACCGCCCCGGACGAGGAGGGGGAGCCGCGGCCGCTGTTCGAGTTGGCCGCCGCCCCCGGCCCCGACCCCGGCGAACTCGCCGACCGCGCCGAGCAGGCCGAGCGTGTCCGGGCGGCGGTGGCCAAGCTGCCGGAGTTGCTGCGCCAGGTGGTGGTCTTGGCGTACTTCCAGGGGCTGAAGTACAAGGACATCGCCGACGTGCTCGGCATCCCGGTCGGCACCGTGAAGTCGCGGCTGCACGCGGCCACGACCAAATTGACCGACGACTGGACAGAGACAGAGGCACTGCCGCCGCCCCAACCGGTGGGGGAACCATGA
- a CDS encoding 3'-5' exoribonuclease YhaM family protein has protein sequence MPRRTVDQLRDGTELDDVYLVADKQLRVNRNGAPYLQLDLRDRTGGISARLWNASDAIARGFDPGDFVHADGKVQLFQGALQVILNSVERVEAGKVDLSDFLPQTEKSIPQLMDRLRGFLFKLGNPHLRALAECLLMDDAFVRKFTTCPAGVKLHHAYVGGLLEHVVTMMDAADKLLPLYPFVDRDLLLIGIFLHDAGKVRELTYARAFGYSDEGQLVGHLAIGVELLTTAALKVPDLTGEPVPRELMLRLQHMVLSHHGTLEWGSPRVPMTPEAMLLHVIDMMDTRMHQVARELKEDKNNPSAWTPYNHNLGRRFYKGGGNGDLLGESGGGYD, from the coding sequence ATGCCGCGCCGCACCGTGGACCAGCTCCGGGACGGAACCGAACTCGACGACGTGTACCTCGTCGCCGACAAGCAGCTCCGCGTGAACCGCAACGGCGCCCCGTACCTGCAGCTCGACCTGCGCGACCGCACCGGCGGCATCTCGGCCCGGCTGTGGAACGCCTCCGACGCGATCGCCCGCGGCTTCGACCCCGGCGACTTCGTCCACGCCGACGGCAAGGTGCAACTGTTCCAGGGGGCGTTGCAGGTCATTCTCAACTCGGTCGAGCGCGTCGAGGCGGGGAAGGTCGATCTGAGCGACTTCCTGCCGCAGACGGAGAAGAGCATCCCGCAGCTGATGGACCGCCTCCGCGGCTTCCTGTTCAAGCTCGGCAACCCGCACCTGCGGGCGCTCGCCGAGTGCCTCCTGATGGACGACGCCTTCGTCCGCAAGTTCACGACGTGCCCGGCCGGGGTGAAGCTCCACCACGCCTACGTCGGCGGGCTGCTGGAGCACGTCGTCACCATGATGGACGCCGCCGACAAGCTGCTGCCGCTGTACCCGTTCGTGGACCGCGACCTGCTGCTGATCGGCATCTTCCTGCACGACGCCGGCAAGGTCCGCGAACTCACCTACGCCCGCGCCTTCGGCTACTCCGACGAGGGGCAGCTGGTCGGGCACCTGGCGATCGGCGTGGAACTGCTCACGACGGCGGCGCTGAAGGTGCCGGACCTGACGGGCGAGCCGGTGCCGCGGGAGCTGATGCTGCGGCTGCAGCACATGGTCCTGAGCCACCACGGCACGCTGGAGTGGGGGAGCCCGCGGGTGCCGATGACGCCGGAGGCGATGCTGCTCCACGTCATCGACATGATGGACACGCGGATGCACCAGGTGGCACGGGAACTGAAAGAGGACAAGAACAACCCGTCGGCGTGGACGCCGTACAACCACAACCTCGGGCGGCGGTTTTACAAGGGCGGCGGCAACGGCGACCTGCTCGGCGAGAGCGGCGGCGGCTACGACTGA
- a CDS encoding DUF3500 domain-containing protein: MLPADKPVACPDCDTPEPARRDFFRYVAAGAVAAVPAAETFTPLAKARAARAQQQATSEAMVRELFATLTADQKAKVVKPWDMGPKGGLPARLATHNAAPNADVRIGAAYNRTQIEMLDRIFRSLGNGHEGYRLLSRNNRFDASGDFESIGAVIYGEPVEGKPFSLMFAGHHLTIRCDGNSEQGAAFGGPLYYGHTPNGYARNNVFYYQTRSLTDLFASLSDEQKPAAVKPGTWRDGVDSVRLPKADHKAPGVAFTALTADQKALVERVMRELVAPYRRADGDEVMEVIRANGGMEKLGFAFYTEGQRTAQEPWSFWRLEGPGFVWSFRALPHIHTFVNVSTRMA, from the coding sequence ATGCTCCCCGCCGACAAGCCCGTCGCCTGCCCCGACTGCGACACCCCCGAACCCGCCCGCCGCGACTTCTTCCGGTACGTCGCCGCCGGTGCCGTCGCCGCCGTCCCCGCGGCCGAGACGTTCACCCCGCTGGCGAAGGCCCGCGCCGCCCGCGCCCAGCAGCAGGCCACGAGCGAGGCGATGGTGCGCGAGCTGTTCGCCACCCTCACCGCCGACCAGAAGGCGAAGGTTGTGAAGCCGTGGGACATGGGGCCGAAGGGCGGGCTGCCGGCCCGGCTGGCCACGCACAACGCCGCCCCGAACGCCGACGTGCGGATCGGCGCCGCGTACAACCGGACGCAGATCGAGATGCTCGACCGCATCTTCCGCTCGCTCGGCAACGGCCACGAGGGCTACCGCCTCCTGAGCCGCAACAACCGGTTCGACGCCAGCGGCGACTTCGAGAGCATCGGCGCCGTGATCTACGGCGAGCCGGTCGAGGGGAAGCCGTTCTCGCTGATGTTCGCCGGCCACCACCTCACCATCCGGTGCGACGGCAACTCGGAGCAGGGGGCGGCGTTCGGCGGCCCGCTGTACTACGGCCACACCCCGAACGGGTACGCCCGGAACAACGTGTTCTACTACCAGACGCGCAGCCTGACGGACCTGTTCGCCTCGCTCTCCGACGAGCAGAAGCCGGCGGCCGTGAAGCCGGGCACGTGGCGCGACGGCGTGGACTCGGTGCGGCTGCCGAAGGCCGACCACAAGGCGCCGGGCGTGGCGTTCACGGCGCTGACGGCCGACCAGAAGGCGCTGGTGGAGCGGGTGATGCGGGAGTTGGTGGCCCCGTACCGTCGGGCCGACGGCGACGAGGTGATGGAGGTGATCCGGGCCAACGGCGGGATGGAGAAGCTCGGCTTCGCGTTCTACACCGAGGGCCAGCGGACGGCGCAGGAGCCGTGGAGCTTCTGGCGGCTGGAGGGGCCGGGCTTCGTGTGGAGCTTCCGGGCGCTGCCGCACATCCACACGTTCGTGAACGTCAGCACCCGGATGGCGTAA
- a CDS encoding M60 family metallopeptidase produces MSRGPLVALALAAFAVALPARQAPPPHAPFLVGVKEIGFPGLPGTVAVFGPRAFPVVTAPAGKAAAAVVAAGETDGGGRVVLFGHEGYLVPPGLGAADTTALVTNAIHWAAGGKATDVIVQGLPNTAAAFVAAGLPAAAPKGALVAKGRGAVIVCNAHRIGPQDAATLARHLAAGGGVVAAGPGWGWEQTNPDKRLAAEHHANQAFAAAGLVLAGGTLDAAKDKRLAVGPPDRLTHVAAAEKLVAAAVKGTEAPPADARTAEATLTRALRYLPAQEQAKLSDRLTATLAGAAAAVPSAKQPLKAGSPGRLALGLRTKLALERPADRTTADPAAATFPGDVPADAPRVKGRTVTFRTGVPGYVCDGVGVSAKADVWHSTGVYAAPGEVVRVTVPAAAAGQGLGVRIGAHTDELWQLDRWQRAPQVSRWAPLASTTTAAANPFGGLVYVTAPVGAKLGDVRATIDGGVAAPVYFAGKTTADEWAKLRAAPAPWGEFVSDKFVLTVPAAVARTVENPAEVVAFWDTVLDGCADLTAVPKQRGRAERMVFDQQISAGYLHSGYPIMGPLNLAPLAVDVPRMKRGGPGEGPWGFFHELGHNHQQRDWTFDGTVEVTCNLYSLYLLETLCPGAPVHDAIRGPSQAKNAARHKTAGATFDGWKGDPFVALIVYDQLRRSFGWDVFKKTFAEYHAAAPADRPRTDAARRDQFVVRFSKAAGKNVAPAFEAWGVPVGEGAKREVMGLPAWAPPAPGAN; encoded by the coding sequence ATGTCTCGCGGCCCGCTCGTCGCCCTCGCGCTCGCGGCGTTCGCCGTCGCCCTCCCGGCCCGACAGGCGCCGCCGCCGCACGCGCCGTTCCTCGTCGGCGTGAAGGAGATCGGCTTTCCCGGCCTCCCCGGCACCGTCGCGGTGTTCGGGCCGCGGGCGTTTCCGGTCGTGACGGCGCCCGCGGGGAAGGCGGCCGCCGCGGTCGTGGCCGCGGGCGAGACCGACGGCGGCGGCCGCGTCGTGCTGTTCGGTCACGAGGGCTACCTCGTCCCGCCCGGCCTCGGCGCCGCCGACACGACCGCGCTCGTGACCAACGCCATCCACTGGGCAGCCGGCGGGAAGGCGACCGACGTGATCGTGCAGGGGCTGCCCAACACCGCTGCGGCGTTCGTGGCCGCCGGGCTCCCCGCGGCCGCGCCGAAGGGGGCGCTGGTGGCGAAGGGACGCGGCGCGGTGATCGTGTGCAACGCCCACCGGATCGGCCCGCAGGACGCCGCCACGCTGGCGCGGCACCTCGCGGCCGGCGGCGGGGTCGTGGCGGCGGGGCCGGGCTGGGGCTGGGAGCAGACCAACCCCGACAAGCGGCTCGCCGCCGAGCACCACGCCAACCAGGCGTTCGCCGCCGCGGGGCTGGTGCTCGCCGGCGGCACGCTCGACGCCGCGAAGGACAAGCGCCTCGCCGTCGGCCCGCCGGACCGACTCACGCACGTCGCCGCGGCCGAGAAGCTGGTCGCCGCCGCGGTGAAGGGAACGGAGGCGCCGCCCGCCGACGCCCGCACCGCGGAGGCGACACTCACCCGGGCGCTGCGTTACCTCCCGGCGCAGGAGCAGGCAAAGTTGTCGGACCGGCTCACGGCGACGCTGGCCGGCGCGGCGGCCGCGGTGCCGTCGGCGAAGCAGCCGTTGAAGGCGGGTTCACCCGGCCGGCTGGCGCTCGGGCTGCGGACGAAGCTCGCGCTGGAACGGCCGGCAGACCGCACCACGGCCGACCCCGCCGCGGCCACCTTCCCCGGCGACGTGCCGGCCGACGCGCCGCGGGTGAAGGGACGCACGGTGACGTTCCGCACCGGCGTGCCGGGATACGTGTGCGACGGCGTCGGCGTGTCCGCGAAGGCGGACGTCTGGCACAGCACCGGCGTGTATGCCGCGCCCGGCGAGGTGGTCCGTGTCACCGTCCCGGCCGCGGCCGCGGGTCAGGGGCTCGGCGTCCGCATCGGGGCGCACACGGACGAACTGTGGCAGCTCGACCGCTGGCAGCGTGCCCCGCAGGTGTCGCGGTGGGCGCCGCTCGCGTCGACGACCACGGCCGCCGCCAACCCGTTCGGCGGGCTCGTGTACGTCACCGCCCCGGTCGGCGCGAAGCTCGGCGACGTCAGGGCCACGATCGACGGCGGTGTGGCGGCGCCGGTGTACTTCGCCGGCAAGACGACGGCCGACGAATGGGCGAAGCTGCGGGCGGCGCCGGCCCCGTGGGGCGAGTTCGTCAGCGACAAGTTCGTGCTCACGGTGCCGGCCGCGGTCGCCCGCACGGTCGAGAACCCGGCCGAAGTCGTCGCCTTTTGGGACACGGTGCTCGACGGCTGTGCCGACCTGACGGCGGTGCCGAAGCAACGCGGCCGGGCCGAGCGGATGGTGTTCGACCAACAAATCTCGGCCGGCTACCTCCACTCCGGCTACCCGATCATGGGGCCGCTGAACCTCGCCCCGCTGGCCGTGGACGTGCCGCGGATGAAGCGCGGCGGGCCGGGCGAGGGGCCGTGGGGCTTCTTCCACGAGCTCGGCCACAACCACCAGCAGCGCGACTGGACGTTCGACGGCACCGTGGAGGTGACGTGCAACCTGTACTCGCTCTACCTGCTGGAAACGCTCTGCCCCGGCGCCCCGGTCCACGACGCGATTCGAGGGCCGTCGCAGGCGAAGAACGCGGCCCGGCACAAGACCGCGGGTGCAACGTTCGACGGCTGGAAGGGCGACCCGTTCGTGGCGCTGATCGTGTACGACCAGCTGCGGCGGTCGTTCGGGTGGGACGTGTTCAAGAAGACGTTCGCCGAGTACCACGCCGCCGCACCGGCCGACCGCCCGCGGACCGACGCGGCGCGGCGGGACCAGTTCGTCGTGCGGTTCTCGAAGGCGGCGGGGAAGAACGTCGCGCCGGCGTTCGAGGCGTGGGGCGTGCCGGTCGGCGAGGGGGCGAAGCGCGAGGTGATGGGGTTGCCGGCTTGGGCGCCGCCGGCGCCAGGGGCGAATTGA